A stretch of DNA from Coccidioides posadasii str. Silveira chromosome 4, complete sequence:
CACCAGGCAACGAATAGCACTGAGGGCTGTcctctatacggagtacccgGTTCAAGTATCATCGTCAATGGACGAGCAATCCCGAAAAATGGGTAGACGGTGGAACAGCGTACATGGGCAGAGGGGAAATTGTCTTAGTATATTATCACTGGGTGATAATAATTGGGTAGAAGTCGGCCTTTTGTTTTCTTCCCTCTTCGACAGAGTAACACGCCCGTAGCAACACTACCGTAGTCACCTTCATGACTAGCAGGCCGGTAGCTTTTTCGTGGAGAGAGAGGCCGAGAGACCATGGATGACCTTGGCGGCGGTTCATGGTTACATCGAACACCGGTGGAAGCAAGAAAACGCCCCAGTTTCTCCCGTCCGTTTGAATAAAATCACTAATTAGCGGGAATTTGGTATCGTGTCCTTGGGCCGtcccccctcctcctcctcctccccttGCAAGGACATCGGACGCCTTGTTAAATGTTCGCCAGCCGTTGAGGGCCGAGCGACGCCTTTCTCAAgccccctctctctcctaGTAAGTTGGCCCTGATGCCGGCCCAGCTAGAGTGGCCATGCGCGAGCGTGCATTCCGAGTGTAAATATAAAGCCACCAGGGATACTCTCGACGTACCAtactcctcttcttcttcttcttctccccccGAAAAATGCCTCCCAGCAACTCGCTCGCCAAGAGTGCTTGTTGCAGCCGATCTCGTCGCCCACGTGATGGCGCAGCTGTCGATCGCCGCGGCACAGCAGGCAAGCAAGCGAGCAGCTCCGTTCACGGTGTCCGGGGGGGAAGAATCCGACTCAGatgagacagagagagagagaggttcAATCCGGTCCGGAGGCGTTGGCGTTCCTTGGAACCAAGCCCGTCGGAATCGGAGTCGGAgctggaggaggaggtgAAGCTGGAGGAAGGGCGCGTCGAGCCCTTCCCGGATATCCCATCACTCGCCGGCCCCAGCAGCACCATTTGCCAGCTTGCGTTGCTTGCTGGTTGCAGGGATGGCCCCTTGAGCACCAAGCCAATTCAGACACGAGGTCGAGCGAACTTGCCCGGGTCGAAAAGAGGGGAATTCGGATCCCGAGCTAACTGCCTGCTTGGTTACCGGCGTCGtgctttaaaaaaaaaaaaaaaaaaaaaaaaaaaaaaaaaaaattgcaGAGCCCGAAACCGGCGAAAAGAATATCGCAGGAAACAGAGAATAAGATTAGAATTAGAATGACAGCTTGCCGATCGCTGGCAACGATCTTTTTGCTTGTTGAGCAAAACCATCCCAACCCTCCCCCCTTGATCGGATCTTAACCTTACATACCATATGCAACCTGCTCTGGCATTTTTGCTCCCTCCCATCCTTGTCCGGCTCTCCTACAGGTTTTCTCCCCCCAAAGTCAAAAATCTCCTCGGAGTCCAGACTGCGCCTGTCATCGAGCGACTCAATATTGTATGAAGTATGTCAAGGAACACTACTAAGAAAAGCATGGAGGAGTCATACAGACTTTATATGCGATGGTTTACGGGCCTCGCCGCGGGGGGGAAAAGGATTACTGGCTATTTAACCCATCACTGCGCCGGGTCCCTTCATTCTAGCCCAATTTAGCGGCTGTCGCTAAGAAGTTATTTATTTCAGTGCGCAGCCAGTCGTCAAACAGATTGCAAGCTAGATCTACTGGAAACTGAACATTCTCGCGCTTGATAGCAATAGGTATGCCCCTGCCTACTTATTACATGATTTACGACGCACTTCGGggatatcttttttttggatCCCACGAACTTTACACTAATCGCATTAGGATAGTGGATTTGTCCAAGGCAGCTTTACAAACAAATGTAGTGTAGAGGCCAACCACGTCTTCTCTCAATTggttgtcttcttttctaacCCACAAATAGAGAGGAATATTGTGCAAGAGAATAATTAAAAAGACAACCACAAACACAGAATCTTTCAGAGATACTACCAACCAGAGCCCACCAGATCACGTCAACATTTTTTCTCCACAGAGGAAGAGCTgcaaacaaaagaaaaaagaaaaaaaattgcAACCAGAAATGAGTTTCCAAATGGTGTCTCATCTTTCCCCTAACATTCAACTCTGTCCTGCTCACTCGCTCTTATCACTCTCGAGCTCAAGCTCGAGAAACTTGTCGCGAATGCTGCACACAATCTTAAAGATGCGCAACCGATGGCGTATACCCCACGACGGATCCATGAGAAGCTCGTTAAATCCAATAATAAACGCCGACCAGTCCAGCTCGTCTGTCGAGATATCGTCCAACTCGTAGATCGCCTTGTAAGGAAACCGGCGTCTGAGGTACGAACCTGACACGCTCCATTGAAACGCAGCCACCGCATTGCCGATATCCGCGATGTCCGTAAGAAAATCGAGCACGGTCAGCTGTAACTCTACGGGCAACCTGCCAGGACGACCGAAGCTACCACGTCGCTGGCGCGGAGGAACCTCGTCGTCGCTGCTCGCCTCTTTCTCGCTCAAACTGTCGCTGTCAATTCGACAATGATCGATCAGCCTCTCAAGCGCAGGATTGCTCGACGGCACGCCGAACATCGACAGAGTCCCCGGGAAACTCCCCGAATGCGGAACCTCAAGGCAATGCTGCTGTTGACCGCTCTCGTCGTCGGCGGAAGGCGTGTCGCTTGTTGtcgttgctgctgctgtcccTTGCTCCCAGACGACCTCAATGCTCTCGAGCAGGGTATCCATATTATTCTCCACGCGCGACCCCAAAACTTTATTCAAGAAGCTCCAGCAGAAGGTGTGCATCTGGTAGCAGTGTGGCTCGGGGGCGCGACACGGAGTGCCTGGGACGCATTGGCACCAGACGAGGTACCGGCCCATACGATTCGTCTTACGCGAGCTGTCCGTCGGCACCTCGTGGTCGCTCGGCTCGTATTTCAGACTGTCGTATGCACATCCATTTTCGGAGTAGCAAGCTTCAGAGACCTCGTAGTCGGGAGGTGAACCGGGTAGATTGACTAGATTCATGTCAGGACGGGAAAATACTTTTGGTTTAAGCttttaagaaaaagaaaggggcAAGAAGAAAGGGGAGATCTAATTTATGAGCCATAAACATACTGAATCTGCAGTGATTCCACCAGGCCACTCTCTCCCAGTCAATTTGGTCTGTCTCGATATACGGGGTGACGCCAATGGGCAATTTGCAGATACAGCAGAGATCACAGCGCCCCATGATGAAGGTTATGTTGTCAATCACCAGCCCTTCGCGAAGAGAGACACTGGAGTTTTTCTGGATGCGGAATGTGCTTAAAGTAATAGAAAGAGGTCAGGCTGTCGTAGCTGGTTCTGATCTAGTGATTGCAACAAAACAGTAGCTAAGGACAAACGTAGATTGATTGCAAATATGTGTGCTATGTGGTTTGTCGCAAAACAAATAAGATAATCTTTCTGTGCCCTGCTAGTCTCATGAAAGAGATCTTGATAAAAGAAAACATAGAAGAAAACACAAGATATCACTGCCCAGGCAACTCCACTGCTCTGTTGatgcagaaaaaaaaaaaaaaaaaaacactcAGAAGAAGGACTGGGGATGTagtagaagaagaggaagaggaagagaagagcaaGCGTGATTACAGGTGACAACTGAGACAGCCAGTGGGAAGCACAGGCGGGTATCGTATCCGGGGGACACAAGCAAAACGGCCAGAACAGCCGCAAAACAAGGGGCGGGCAGGTGAAGACACCAGAAAGAGAGCGGCTGGTTGTTTTCGTCAAAACAGGCAGGTCAGTCACACACTGCGGCGGGTGAATTTCCATATTTGCCGCCGCCGAGCCACCGCTGCCTGGGCAGACGAACACATATAAAAGCGCCCTCCTTCTCGGCCTCAGCTTCTGcgctctttctttttctctcaGACTTCCTCCATCCCTCTGCCAGGCCATCCGCGGCCATCTCCCCGTCTGGAGTGCCATCCCTCGACCCAGGCTCGTTGAATATCGAAAGAAAACTTAGCAAATGAGGACAAGACTGAACGCTGTGGCCCACGAAGAACGCACAAGAATCGATTTGGAAGAGGGCTCGCTGGGGTATTTCAcgtttttttttcctctctaGGCACCGCATAACGCCGTGCTCTTCCAATGCAAACCATGGGCTGTTCTGCCTAACCTATCATAACCCGAAATGACAAATGAAGAAACAGCAGTTCaacaaacagaaaaagaCGATCAAACCCCATATTATCAAATGCAAAAAGGACAAATTTAAAATCAAAAGACCCGGAATCGAAGCTGGCAGAACAGCTGGAGCTGAACATCCTGGGTAAGAAGCCGATCTGACGATGCAGCAATGGCCACTAACGTTGGTCGGCTTGATATCCAGGTCATCATTACTCATCTGACTTTcgattttatttctttttgttttttcctctCTTGTATGACAAAGGAAATGATATGCCAAAGGAGCGTGGGTCACGTATTCGACGTATCGGACGGGGcatgaagaagagaaagaagggcGTTAGGAAAACGACATTTCGACGTAACTAACAAAGGAAATGGGTGGGAAGGAGTGGACGTCAGATCAGGGTAAGTTGCAATATTCGTCTCCAGTACTATGATTCAAGTTGCTCGTTCTATTGGCTAAGTGGTGGCGACGGTAGGGCACCGCTGCTGAAAGTCCCTGAACTTGGTCTTCGATCTCCGGATAGGCGAGAAGACAGGTCTAAAAGCTTTGCACTTCCAGCACTGATGTGACGTGTATGACCTTTTCCCAGGTCAACGCTGGTGGCACGATGGACTTCCATTTCCGCTTCGATGTCGAGCGGACTGTCGTCCGAGGGTGTGTCGACCTCTGAAGCGCTTTCGAGGAACTCAGTAAACAATCCTTCTTTGGATTTTGCTCGAGTACAAGGACGAATGAGACGCGGTCGCTTTCCAACGCTGTCATGCCAAGTCGTCCCGTCATTGTCTTGGGGTTTAGCATTGCCGCTGACGGGGATCTCGAactcctcctcttcttcagggACAGGAATAGAAAGGGGTCCGAGAATTTCATCGCTTGCGGGACGTTCCTCTGGTGATGATTCGGTTGGATCATCCTTGGATTCTGCGCTGCCACGGTATTGGGCTAACCGTGCCTGGGAAAGGTGACGAGACGGCTTTCCTGAGAGCCAACTGCCCTCCGAGTCTATGGATGCTAGGGACTGAGCTAGGAAAATGCTGTTGGGACGTGTATCTGGACTGTTTGCTCTGGATGCGCGGAATGTGTCCTGGGCTTCGATTGGGGCAGTCGCCACAGTTCCCCTACCAGTGCAAACGCTGAATCGATGTGATGTGGGGTATATATCGATCGCGGTCGGGGAACGCATGTTATCCATGGGCTCATCGAAGTGCTCGGTGAACCTGGACTGCATAGACTGTCCGTCAAATCGGAGGCTGCTCTTTTTCGGGATCGCCGGCGGCATTCCCGCAACTTCCGTATGGGAGATCCTTGAGAAAGATTCTCGGGACGGGACCGAAAAGCTTGGGCCTTCTTTCGGTTGTCCTTGAGGTTCTCTCTTGAACCGAGAGCCACGACGAAAGAATGATGAGAGGGATCGACCGATGCGGCCAGCATTTGAGGACAGCCGCTTTTCACTTTTTTGCGTTGGTGATATATCCGAGACGGAGCCCATCTCCTGCCCGGCGAGTTCGTGTTTGATATCGGCGGCGGCGTCGATTGCCGAAACGTGGACAAAGGATTTTTCATCGTCGGCGACGATCTGGGTTTCCTCCACCGTTGGCTTCTTCTCGTGCACTTCGTCATTTGCATTTGCGGTAAAGCTTTCTTTGGAAGGGTCCCGGAGCCAAGACTCAGTATGGTTCGGCGTCTTCGACAACTCCATCTGATCATGTTTCCGATTAGTCATCGCTGTGTCGATATTTGTTTCGTGGTTGTTcgaaggaggaggatggtTATGCTTCATTGAATGCTGTCGACGTGGTTTCGGGGGGTTTTCGAGCTTGACCGTGGGACAAGCGGTTCGTCTCGCCGCCCTCCTACGACGATCTCTTTCCATAAGCTCCCTTAGAGTCCCCGCGTCCATATCATCGGCAAGTTCGTTTATCCGGTGTTCTCCATCCAGGTCTCCGAGTCGCAAAGCCCTGCACTTGCTCTTAGATGCCGCGGACCTCGAAGGATCTACGTATCGAGGAGTCCGTGCATAGCGTAAGACAGGACGGGGAGACAATGCGTCGAAGACACTGAGCTTGTATGCGTGGGAATCTGGGGATATGGATCGCAGGCGTTCGTACATGGGGCGCGAAGCTCTCAGGTCGGTCTGGGCCCTACCGGGGGGTAAGTCCCAATTGCTCTCGAGGGCCATGTTCCGAATTTCCTGTTCTCGGGCGTAGTCGTTACGTTTGCGCTTGCTTGACTTGCGGCGCAAGAGGCTCGGTTCTGTGGAGCGCCTCTGACTTCGCAGGGTCGGGACATCGTTGAAGCTTCTGGACAAGCTGTTCTGGGACATGTTGAGGCTGGGCTGGAACCTGAAAGGAGAGAAGGTGCGGACGGAAGGAGAGTCGACGCGTTCGGGGCGGGCCAGGGCAGAGAAATGGAAGGACGGGCTCGTGTCGAGGTCGGGGGACGGAACGGGAGACGGGGTGGTGATCTGGCGAGGAGGAAGGCAGGAGTCCTCACCGCCGATTGCACCTTGGTCACGACGGTTCTTCCGCCGCTTGGAGTCTCTTCGGTGGGTCTTTACGGGTGTAGCAGAGGCGTTGTGGTTCGGGATCGAGGACTCAGATTTGGCGGTACAGGAGAAGGAGGCAGCTCTCTGAGCGGATGACGGGCTGGATGCTCCATCAGATCGTCTGAAAGCACGATTCTTCCTCTTTCCGAAGGGCCAGAGTGCCATCACGACTGCGTGAGCCGGTGCGGCAGCTTGCACCGACAGCGGACGACTGACAACGCCAGCTCAGCGAGGGAAAGGCGCCGAAacaaataaaaataaaaataaaaaatgaCGTGTTGTGACGGTTGTGGGGtcaagtatattttttttttttaattggAGAGTGATGGAGAGTCAAATGGAGTGGGAAGAGGGTGTGCGAGGCTGGCTTTATGCAAGGCGGACATGGAGATGGgatggaggaagaagagagggagagaaaagagagagagagagagagagagagaagagagagagagaagagagagagagaagaggagagaggaggacgagaaggagaggagaggagaggagaggagaggagaggaggagtGGAAGAGAGTAAGCCGttgcagttgttgatgtCAGATTGAGTCTTGTGTTCCTGTCACCCAAAAGTAAAAATTTGGGGCAGTTTCCTTGACTTTGCAACTGGGGGCCCGGTTGGTTCCTTCCTCTTGGGGGGGGACTTCTGTGTCGGGAAAGGTGGGCGCGCTTGCTTTTTTTGGGTCGATTTTTGCACATGGGGGCGATGCCGTTCTGGGCCTAGCGCGCCGTACCCACTAGCCCCGGTAGGGCTTAGCGCGACCTACACCGATTGGCCGTGTCTCGCAGCTCCGGAACAATGATCCTCCGCGGGCAGCTCCCGCCCGGTCGCGGCCGGAACATGGCTTGCACTCGATCGCCCTTGATGCTTGGAGGCGCGGCGGCGCAACTGGGCTGACGGCCGGCCAGAACTCCGCCGGACAGCAGCCCAGCAGGGCCAGCAGAGCCAGCAGAGCCACCGTAGCCCGCGCAATCTCATCTGTCATCTGTTCTATCTGTCTATCTTCGTGGTCTACCAGCTAGGGATAGcagaaactctctctctctctctctctctctgtgaTGCCTGCCCTGTCATACTCCTCTCTCCCCTCAGGCCTGAGGTGGGTACAAAAAAGCAAGGATCTCCTGGAACTATCGACCAGCGGAGGCTAGGGTGTTGTACTGCATAAATTATGGTGTGATCGTAACGGACTTGCGGGAAGAgccagaaaaaaaaaaaaaaaaaaaaaaaaaggggaataTTCGGCGAGACTTGCAGACTGTTCCCCTTGTTGGCGGCTTCTGACCATGATTTACCGCGTCTCGACGAGAGATGTCTTGGATACCTCATTGGGAAGTCCTAGGGACCCATCTTCCAAGGTTTAGTGTTGACACTACATTATTCTTCAGCTGCAACACGGTGCCAACTGCGGAAGCCAAACAAGGGCTTGTGGGCTTGGCTGTTCCTGTTTGGCCCCGAGAATTCTACGGTTGAAACAACCCATCACCGCTCCGCATGTATATACTGCAAGCTACTCCGGATGTACTGCAAGCTACTGCGTGCTGGGTACCTCTATCATATCAGTATAAATAAggagtatatatatatatatatatatatattaggGGCTTAGCTTTTCGCGGCTATTAgttttttgtttcctttgCCTATTCCACAAGTTATGTCTGGGGTGCAACATATATGTTCATAGTCCATGCTTATAGTTAATCTAGAACTGGGAACGAGTCCCCAGCACGACTTCaaaaagaggaggaggaggggggaagACTCCCATGGCGTCCCGGTTACCAATGATCTGGTATGCGATTTACTTCACAATAACATGTTTATCTGGGAGTTTGggttttgtttttcttttccctttttttttttttttttttttttttttttttttttttttcccttcttgaCGAGCTTTTTCCGAGTCGATAGCATTATCCTGCTCCCTTGGGAACCATCAACTAACGATGGAGCATTGATAGAAATtaagaaaggagaagaaaaacgGACCAAGCATAAATATCTCCTCCATCCAAGGACCTGGGGAACCTGGAGAAGCTTGTCGTTTTTATTCTCGACGCAATACGTACCTGGTGATGTATATAGCCGGCCCGGCCGTATTTCTTAAAAGTCGGCAATTgagtttttcttttctttttttttttgaaaagaGGGTGGGGGGTTTGAATAGTTAAGGCTTCTTTTGGCTTATGTCTCGACTCCTCTTCCGTACCAAGATTCGCTTTCCCTCATCTCGCGGACCGGGTTGAAGGAGGGAGGGTAAAGAGAGTTTGTGTCACCGTTCACACCCCCCCGGGCGGAGCTCTTGATATAGTTTGCATAAACtactccatacatacatTAGTACACTaacttacggagtacatagtTCATTATCATGTTGATAGATAAATTTTTGGCTCGGAGGTTGCGCGACGAATCCGCCCGGCAACACATAGGCCCAAGAAAACGAGCAACGGGGCGCCTTTTATCAGATTGACGAATAGTGAACGAAGAGGCTGAAATTTTATCTCTCGGGGTTAGGTACGAAGAGAAGCAGGAAGAAAAGTGAGCTGGGCGGAGTATTACGGATAGCCCTTACTCTGCCCTTCCCTTTGCCCTTCCCTTCCCCTTccccttccccccttttttttccctgtcCTGTGCCTGGAAAACTAGCAAGGGGGAGTTTTGGAAATATCCTCCGGAAAgcccaaaaagaaaaaagagaaaggtGGATAAGTCAAGGGTTCGCGGCAATTGTCTCAAGTCGAACAGGGAGACCCCCCGGGGGAGGGGGGAGGATAAGCCTACTCCAATACCCAGCTTATCGTAACTAAAGCCCCGTCGCGGTTTGGCGGAGGCTATGGAGGTTTTTGAGGTGAGAATGGGGCCGCTGGGTTCAGGGATGTCATTGAAGAAGTAGTCAGGGAGGCTCTGCCGTTCTATTTTTgcacgtactccgtacggagtacagtatTTCGTAATTGATTATTCTCCCTTAGTTACAAAGAGGGATTGAAGATGGATTGCAGAGTGTGTCTGGCCATTTACTTCGGTAGCTAGCTAAATCAACTTGGCTTGTTAGCCAACTGGTCGGTCCCCCGGGCACAGTCTTGAAAGTCGGCTTTAGCAACTTTCTTTAGATCcgaaaaaaataaaaagaaagccTTTGCTCCAAACCATCTCCGACACCGCCGTTATAACAGATATGGGAGCTCATTGGTGCTGATCAAATAGATAAAATTGAAGAGAAAATTTAAGATAAGCTTGGCCGTTAATCCCTCCAATTCAGTCAGAACAAGTCACTACATTTCCGCGAATTCCATGGGAGATCCTACAACACATAGATCTTGGCATAACCGCTATCAGGGCACAAAGTCATGATCGTTGTCAGGGCATATTTTGGCTCCAGAAAAAGACTATGAGAGGTATTGCGAGCGCTGAGTTTCTAGCACAAGGTTTCAAAAATCAAAGATCCATTATTAGTTGTTGAGCTGGATGGAGTTAAATATCTATGAGGGGGGTGGCTGCGGATCATCGGCACGGTCTAGCCTGAGACCGCCAGCAGGACTGGCTCGAGCCTGTCCGTCAATGAGTAGCAGGAAGTGGGACGTACGCTGCGTCTCGAAAAATCATCCTGGTCGAAAGTGAGGACGGAACTTGTAAGATATTCAATCACAGCCAAGGCAAGAAGGCGTTCCCTGCAGGTGGGAAATACTGCTGCTTCACTCTTGCAGCAGACTAATCATAaaaaatttcttttcttttctttttttttttttccttcgtTTATGTGGTATCTGTGAAAGTAATATAACAGCGAAGATTGGAACAAGACAATGACGTACACGCACTCGGGGGTGGGGAGCAGTCTGTTAGCAAAACATCCTTGATAACCGACGGCAAACCCTCTGCTTGAAAGTCAAAGCTGCCTTGTTCTCCCATTCGTCCACCTCATGCTCCAAACGACCTGTATCTATATCGACTGCGAACAGCTCGACAGGCTTGGTTCTGAAAATGACCTTGTGGCCGATGAATAGCACGGCGAAGAGGATTAGGCTGACATATGCGATGAAAAAGTTGGTCGTGCTCCATGGAATGAAAGCTGTGAAACCCTgcgtgatgatgatgaggatgTTAAAGAAGAGGCCGTACCACGCGAGATACGGCTGGAAGGGCGCTTTGTAAGGGAGGGAGTCGCGGCTGATGTTTCGGGAGCGGAGGACGCTCATGAAGCGGATGTGACAGCCGTTGATGCACGACCAGGAGATGAACCCGGCAATGCTGCTGATGTTCATGAACCATTCGAAGACGACGGAGCCGTCGTTGGAGAGGTTGAGGAACCCTAGGAGCCCCAGTGCGGAGGTGAACAGGACGCTCCAGATCGGAACACCTCTGGACGTTGTCTTCCCGAGAAAGCGCGGAGCTGAGCCGACCTGGGCCAGGCCGACGGCAATTCTACTGCCAGAGTAGACATTGGAGTTGGCCGCTGAGAGGACGACGGTGAGTAGCACGGCGTTGATGAGACCGGGAAGCGTCTTGACGCCGGCAAGTTTGACTGCGATGACAAATGGCGAAGCCGAAGCATCAGAAGCGTCGGATAGGAGATCTTCGTTTGTGTAAGGGATGAGGATGCCGATGAAAAAGACGGTGAGGACGAAGAGGAATAGGATTCGGTAGAAAGTCTTCTTGATCGCTGCTGGCACAGATTTGCGGGGATTCTTAGTCTCTCCCACGGCGACACCAACCAACTCGGTTCCCTGATAAGAGAATCCGGCCTGGATGAGCACAGCCCAGAAGCCGATGAACCTCGCGAGGGCTACTTTGTCCTCACCGATGACATCAAGGAGATATGGAGCGAAGGCACCCGGGTTCTTCCAGTAGGTGAATCCTAGATACCCCTGCTGACCCACTCCTGCGTTCATGCAGATGCCAAAGATCATGAAACCAATCACGGTGAGAACTTTGATGGTGGAAAACCAGAACTCGATTTCCCCATAGAAGCTGACGGGTAACAAGTTGATAACAGTGATGACGACCCAGAAGATGGCGATGAAGATGGCGATCGAGATACTGGATTTCCAGTACTGGATGATAAGACCAGTTGCTGTGAGTTCAAGTGCGAAGGTGATGGCCCATGAAAACCAGTATATCCAGCCCATGGCAAAACCGAGACTGGGATCGACGAATCGAGTGGCGTAGGAGGTGAATGCACCGGCTATAGGAATGTATGTTGCCATCTCGCCGAGCGAGACG
This window harbors:
- a CDS encoding uncharacterized protein (SECRETED:SignalP(1-24)~EggNog:ENOG410PJBI~COG:S~BUSCO:4558at33183) — translated: MTDEIARATVALLALLALLGCCPAEFWPAVSPVAPPRLQASRAIECKPCSGRDRAGAARGGSLFRSCETRPIGVGRAKPYRGYRPLSVQAAAPAHAVVMALWPFGKRKNRAFRRSDGASSPSSAQRAASFSCTAKSESSIPNHNASATPVKTHRRDSKRRKNRRDQGAIGGEDSCLPPRQITTPSPVPSPDLDTSPSFHFSALARPERVDSPSVRTFSPFRFQPSLNMSQNSLSRSFNDVPTLRSQRRSTEPSLLRRKSSKRKRNDYAREQEIRNMALESNWDLPPGRAQTDLRASRPMYERLRSISPDSHAYKLSVFDALSPRPVLRYARTPRYVDPSRSAASKSKCRALRLGDLDGEHRINELADDMDAGTLRELMERDRRRRAARRTACPTVKLENPPKPRRQHSMKHNHPPPSNNHETNIDTAMTNRKHDQMELSKTPNHTESWLRDPSKESFTANANDEVHEKKPTVEETQIVADDEKSFVHVSAIDAAADIKHELAGQEMGSVSDISPTQKSEKRLSSNAGRIGRSLSSFFRRGSRFKREPQGQPKEGPSFSVPSRESFSRISHTEVAGMPPAIPKKSSLRFDGQSMQSRFTEHFDEPMDNMRSPTAIDIYPTSHRFSVCTGRGTVATAPIEAQDTFRASRANSPDTRPNSIFLAQSLASIDSEGSWLSGKPSRHLSQARLAQYRGSAESKDDPTESSPEERPASDEILGPLSIPVPEEEEEFEIPVSGNAKPQDNDGTTWHDSVGKRPRLIRPCTRAKSKEGLFTEFLESASEVDTPSDDSPLDIEAEMEVHRATSVDLGKGHTRHISAGSAKLLDLSSRLSGDRRPSSGTFSSGALPTFRIQKNSSVSLREGLVIDNITFIMGRCDLCCICKLPIGVTPYIETDQIDWERVAWWNHCRFINLPGSPPDYEVSEACYSENGCAYDSLKYEPSDHEVPTDSSRKTNRMGRYLVWCQCVPGTPCRAPEPHCYQMHTFCWSFLNKVLGSRVENNMDTLLESIEVVWEQGTAAATTTSDTPSADDESGQQQHCLEVPHSGSFPGTLSMFGVPSSNPALERLIDHCRIDSDSLSEKEASSDDEVPPRQRRGSFGRPGRLPVELQLTVLDFLTDIADIGNAVAAFQWSVSGSYLRRRFPYKAIYELDDISTDELDWSAFIIGFNELLMDPSWGIRHRLRIFKIVCSIRDKFLELELESDKSE
- a CDS encoding uncharacterized protein (EggNog:ENOG410PF8W~COG:E~TransMembrane:11 (o50-72i79-108o128-149i156-179o185-209i285-306o326-351i383-400o412-437i458-482o488-508i)~BUSCO:4930at33183); this translates as MAKEDGFPPSPEIFEKETSEQLTKGGSDDVEQHGGSKLPELKRKLKSRHLQMIAIGGTIGTGLFIGSGGAIAKSGPAGALIAYAFVGSIVFSVVVSLGEMATYIPIAGAFTSYATRFVDPSLGFAMGWIYWFSWAITFALELTATGLIIQYWKSSISIAIFIAIFWVVITVINLLPVSFYGEIEFWFSTIKVLTVIGFMIFGICMNAGVGQQGYLGFTYWKNPGAFAPYLLDVIGEDKVALARFIGFWAVLIQAGFSYQGTELVGVAVGETKNPRKSVPAAIKKTFYRILFLFVLTVFFIGILIPYTNEDLLSDASDASASPFVIAVKLAGVKTLPGLINAVLLTVVLSAANSNVYSGSRIAVGLAQVGSAPRFLGKTTSRGVPIWSVLFTSALGLLGFLNLSNDGSVVFEWFMNISSIAGFISWSCINGCHIRFMSVLRSRNISRDSLPYKAPFQPYLAWYGLFFNILIIITQGFTAFIPWSTTNFFIAYVSLILFAVLFIGHKVIFRTKPVELFAVDIDTGRLEHEVDEWENKAALTFKQRVCRRLSRMFC